In Glycine soja cultivar W05 chromosome 10, ASM419377v2, whole genome shotgun sequence, the genomic stretch TTCAGGGGCTAAGTTTAAGGGAGACTGGAGGTGGTTTTGCAAAGCACCATCGTGCTCCTTCCATTCGCAGTGCATGTTATGCTATTGCCAAACCATCTACTATGGTGCAAAAGatgcaaaatattaaaaagctaAGGGGGCACCGTGTAGCTGTCTATTGTGGTATGAATCACTCTTCTTCTAAACTTCTATTAATGTGGTGGCTTTATACCATTCTCTGAGTTCATGTTCAGTTATTCTCATGGAAGTCACTAATTATACGTGAGTCACATTACACCAATAAAAGCTGAATCCAgtgcattttcattttaagtGTTGCTTTCTCTTCTTAGAGTTTCCTTATAAGTTAAATGttgatttattaataattaatcatttcCACTTAGATGCATATAAGTAATTACTTTAATAGCTGTACTTATGGttgatcaatttaaaaaaaatgattttatcttGCAGCCATATTTGATGGATCCGGGAGATATGTTATTAGTGGTTCAGATGATCGTCTTGTCAAGATTTGGTATATGGAAACTGCATTTTGCTTAGCTAGTTGCCGTGGACATGAAGTGAGTCAagaatataatttatgaaaGTAACTTTGAtaagtttgttttccttttaatatcatttaatctTATGCTGTCATTATTAAACTGAAGGGTGATATTACTGACTTGGCTGTAAGCTCAAACAATGCTTTGGTGGCATCTGCTTCAAATGATTTTGTCATTCGAGTTGTAAGTAGTAGAACTTAATTTTTTGTTCTGTCCTGCAAACCTTGTACAACTAAGTTGACATTTGCTTTACAACAGTGGCGCTTACCAGATGGGATGCCAATATCGGTTTTGCGGGGACATACTGGAGCAGTTAATACTATTACATTTAGTCCCAGTGTTATATACCAGCTACTATCGTAAGTTTAAGAGTTATTATGGCCTATTGTTGCCTCTCTATATGCTGTCCTAGTGATTCTTGTGACTAACAAGGGATAAGTCTTGATGCTAATCTATTTATTTCATTCATAAATaattgaattgtaaaaaatttgCTTTTCTCATGACCTGTGCCATATAAAAATCTCAAGTTTTTTATTTGGGTATACATACTATACCTGTAAAACTAAACTTTAATATTGTAATAAAAACTTATATTGTGAATTTAACATACTCCTTTGCATGCCATTGGATCACTTTGCACCATTCGAATGGCCTACAAAGCACCAGCCATGTGacaatcatattttataattatattcttttaaattatttattttaatataattcaaCTATTCTTAGtctttttttagaatatattaAGAATATTCAATAGCTTATCTCGTCTTAAATCTTCTTATCTTCTAGGATCCTTATTCTTAgggattttatcttatcttttaaaagttatttgttCTTTAGGATTAGGAGTCTAGtattagtataaataagggATGTTTATTTCCATAACAATGTGAAGAAAATAGTGTTCTGTCTTTCTTCTCAATTCCTTTCCTCGATATCTAAAACTGAATAATTTCAACATGGTATGAAAGTGGTACCATCTTCTTTGACCTATCATGTCATTGTTTTGCCGTCAAGTTCTGTAAAATCAGGAGCTCTACTTTATTTCCATGTATTTTCTTACCGACTAACCATCTATTGTGTTGTATCCTCATTCTGGCAAGTTTAGATCTCCCTTTCTCGTCATCACTGCTGCTGCTCTGTTTTGGCCTTTGTCTTCATTGCTGAACTCGCTTGCCTTTGTCTAGATCTGTGCTCACACCTGCAACTTCAgacctcttatttttattttttttgggtgggGGTGGTGGGGGGTGGGGGTATTCTAACCAGTTAAGTGTAATCTATGCCCCAGACCAGAAgaatattaatttcttcattctTTTACACACATACATCATTCTAGTGTTCTTAATCTAACTTTTATGACTTATGAAATATGTAGGTCATCAGATGATGGAACTTGTAGAATATGGGATGCAAGAAATTCACACAATCCACGAATATATGTGCCTCGACCTCTAGATGCTATAAATGGTCAGATAATTGCTTATATTTCTGTTAACTGATCAGTCCTAGAACTGGTTGTGGTTTGAGTTTTGCATTTTTAccataataaatttgatatgGTGGTACAATCTATATTCAGTTTTTGTATTGGATCAATTAGATTCTATTAAAATctaaattcaatataaaaaatgaaaaaatatttttacatttcaacatgttttttaaatgaataactACACTCAGAACAATGAATGGAATTATCAAATCTAGTTCAAATCAAAACTATGCAAGTTTGGACATACAAATTGATGACTTGTTACTTAAACATTCCAAATCAGTAGTCTCTGACTTGATGACTGCCATAATTACTTTTTTGTTATTAGGTTCTTGATTGAGGAATTAAAACTTTTTCAGGGAAGAGCAATGCTCCACCAGCTAGTTTGCCATCATCCTCAAGCAATGGTCAACAAAGTTATCAAGTACTTTGTTGTGCATATAATGCAAATGGAACTGTTTTTGTTACTGGTAGCTCTGATACTTATGCCAGGGTAGGTTTACTGATGTACTCTtcgcatattttctattttcttccattaATACAATTAGCCTtgtcttatttaaatatttcatctATTCATATATGTTGAGAAAATTACTGCTATTTGCAGGTGTGGAGTGCTTTGAAACCCAACACTGATGACTCAGAACAACCAATACACGAGATGGATTTATTATCTGGTCATGAGAATGATGTTAATTATGTGCAGTTTAGGTTAGCCATCCTGGTTAGATCTacacttatttaattttattttgtaaggaTCCTTATTGTCTTTTCTACTCTGCATGCAGTGGTTGCTCCGTGGCTTCAAAAATTTTGACATCTGACCCCTGGAAAGAAGAAAATACGCTGAAGTTCCGAAATTTCTGGTATATCCTAATGCTTCTttcctgtaatttttttttctactcttgtttagttttatttaatgtaaCAAGTGTACCCTGCACTCATTACTAAATATGTTGCATACTGATGTCATATAATTTGTGTATTTCAGGTATTGTCATGATAACATAGTTACCTGCTCTCGTGATGGAAGTGCAATTATATGGGTTCCCAGATCACGTAAATCTCATGTGAGCTCCTTTAAATAAGATTACCATTGAACTTTGgtctatttttattcttgaagacattttcttttctataaCTATTTTGGGCATCTTTGTGGCATGTTCAGTTTCATTTTTTCCCCATGCTTACCATATGTAATATGTTGGAGTTTTCCTCTTCTATTCCAGGGAAAAGTAGGACGCTGGACTCGTGCATATCATTTAAAAGTGCCACCACCGCCTCTGCCTCCCCAACCTCCACGAGGTGGTCCAAGGCAGAGATTTCTACCTACTCCTCGTGGTGTCAATATGATTATATGGAGCCTGGACAATCGCTTTGTGCTTGCCGCTATTATGGGTAATGTACTTGCTAACCCTTTGTTTGTCATATGAAAATAAGGGGGAGTGAGAGTGGAAATAGGGGGAGAGGAAATAATGTTGGTTGTTTGGTTGAATGGAAATAGAGTGGGGCCCACTAGTACTTTGCCACTCTATTTCTCACTTATTTCCATGCATCTTCTATCTTGTTATTTCTTCTCTATTTGTCTTCAACCAAACacctttaaatttcattttattcctcACCTATTTCCATTAACCTTTTTCTATTTCCATCCACTCTATTTCTTTCCGCTATACCAAACAGACCCTAGAAGAAATAATGAAGCAGGGAAATTTATACCAACATATTATACACTTTTTTGTATACTtggtattttaaattaatggttATCCAAATCAGTCAAGGTGGtataaaagttttattattattattattattattattattatctcttTTTTCTGACATTATTTGTTCCTTATCCTTTGCTGGTCTCTCTTCAAGTAAATCACAATTACTCATTATGTTGCTGATCTATTGTATTAATTTCTAACTCTTTGATATGATAACTTACTAGAATGAAATAATGTTATAATTGTTCTGACCTCAAGTTTTCTACATTGTTAGATTCATTGCATCTGAGATATTGTCAGCTTTAGCTCACATTTGCCTCACAGTTTTCCTTAAAAGGAGTGTTTGATACCCACTGTGGGGCTCAAACCCACAACCACTAGAAACCTGAGGCCTACACAAGAACCAAAGTGGACAATATCTTGAATCTGGTGATCCTAAATGATGCAATAGACTTGAGGTTGGAACAATAATGGAATATTCAAAGGATCCAATTTGTATAATCCATTGTTTGAAAATCGATTTTCCTATAAACTAAATCTGTCAGGGAGCATGCATAATTTCTACTTGGTACTACCACCTACTGCTGTTACATACATCACTATTGACTCAACATGGATCCTGGTTTAGTAtgcaatgatattttattattcttcatATGGAGTAGTGAATATTGGTTTTGTAtgcaattgattttttattatccCCTATGGAGTAGAGAATATGATTTTGCTGTTTCATGTATCATTAAGTGTTGCCTCAACATGGATCCTGGTTTAGTACACAATTGATATTTTATCATCCCCATATAGAGTAGAGAATATGTTAGGTGTCTGTTGAAACTTAGAGTCTGTTCCAAGTCTTGCAATTTAGGGAGAGTTGTTAGTTTTTTGTTATGGGATTGGGCTTGAGGTTGCAACATTGTCTAAAATGCCTAAGGCAATTTCAACTTGTGCACCTCTTGCTTATATGATATCCCCCGTACTTGTCTTGTATACAACCAATGTGggacttttttattttccaatattatctcacaaaaattatattgttatgATAGTTGTCAtgataatacatctttattcATTTGACTTTGCATTCATCCACCACTTTGTGATCCGTTCCCTACTCTTCTTTAGAACATCAATTTTAACTGAGTACATGTCTTTTCATCTTGAAGATTGCAGAATATGTGTTTGGAATGCAGTTGATGGCAGCTTAGTGCACTCTTTGACTGGTCATACTGAATCCGTAAGACTTATCGTCTGCCTTTCTCTACCCCCCTCCTTTCTTTGTGTTTTCTGTATTTTATGCAGTGCTAATTTGCTCCATTAGTAAACATCCTCAACTTATATTTTTTGGACtaacaaaattgaaattggCTCATTCTTTTCTTATTGGGTTCAGTTCTAGCCTCTTATTACTTTTCTGTCTTGATTTGAATTTTTACAGTTCTTTCATGACTAAATACTGAGTTTTCAATGGTTGGCAGTCTTATGTTTTGGATGTTCACCCTTTCAACCCTCGAATAGCTATGAGTGCTGGGTATGATGGACGAACCATTGTGTGGGATGTAAGCTTCTTTTCTTTTGGGTCCCTAAATCTTAATGTTACATGTTCTTCGCAAAACAGATTAATTTATGCCTTTGTGGTATATTCTTTTTGCAGATATGGGAGGGCATACCTATTCGGACATATGAAATTGGACATTTTAAGTTGGTTGATGGGAAGTTTTCTCCGTAAGTGTCTCATAGAATAATTGTCTcgataggatttttttttgtttttttttcttattgtttttcatttaatatttccaTTCTTGcatctattgttttttttcctctttataGATTTTGATTTGTTCCACACTTTGGTTGTTATTACAATAATGGTTAAGCTTATAACTAGTATAAAACTCATTGTGTGTTTATTGTTATTGTCATAACAGTTAtgattattatcatttaaaataaaaattagtttcaattttatttgtgaaaatagtaaatgtttttaaaattattatttattagatatTTGACATTTAAACAAATACAAAGGAAGAAGCAAAATTCATCCCCCCCTTTAGTGGATTTCTGGATCTGCCCCTGGTTAGAGGCAGCTAGAACTGTTCCAATGCTAACCGATAGTGTAAATACTAAACTTCACACTTTCAGTGGGTAACATTCATTCATATCAATACAACTAAATTCTCTCAATCTCTTTTCCTTTCTGTTGTATTTTCTCTCCACTATGAATTCTAAATCCCAAACCCAAACTAATttgtttaacattattttttttaaattgcttTTTAACATCAATTCTACTAATAAAATCTAAACCAAATGTGCCCTCTACATTTTGCTTaagttcaatttttaattagaaaaatgggGTTGCAAGCATTAAACTTAAACACTTGTCCACCACTATGTCACAGTGGCATTTGCTTTAAAGTGAAATCCAATAGGTAAGGACTCTGGAATTGTGTTATATctaacttgtttttttaaaggCCTGTAATTGCCTCCTTCCACTTGGATAATTCTGAATCTTGTCATATGGACAATAGTTCTCTGCTCTATATTCAATCTGACCGACATATTTTTACTAATAGTAATTGTCTGGATCCATGCCAACACTAAGCTACAATTGTCAAGTTTGTATATTGATCATTTCAAGCTATGAGTTTATGCCTGTTGCTTTGTGTCTTGATGTGGAAACTCTGTAGGCTCTATACCTACCTTGCTGATCATGAGGGTTCCATGTCACATGAATTATGCCATCTTTTATCCATCTTAGATGAATCAGGATCTATGACGGTGTgtaattcattaaaatattcTGCGTTCATTTTAGGGATGGAACATCAATTGTGCTTTCAGATGATGTTGGCCAAATATATTTTCTGAACACAGGTCAAGGCGAGTCCCAAAAAGATGCCAAATATGATCAGGTGGtcaaatttttcaatatttatgtTGATATTAGCTTCATAGCATGTAAATTTATATGTCTATTTCGTTGATTTTTCTGGCAGTTTTTTCTTGGTGATTATCGACCCCTTATTCAGGATACTCAAGGAAATGTTCTTGATCAGGTTGAGAGTAGTCATTGTGCCCCTGTACTTTGTTGATTGTCATCTTGATTGACTTGATAAGATTGTTGAATTTTCAATGTGTTACCCAACCTATGTCACATCTGATGCAGGAGACTCAACTTCCACCACACAGAAGAAACATTCAGGAACCCCTATGTGATTCTAGTATGTTATGGCTCTTATTCTGAAATTCTTATATTACTAGGATGCAAATTTCTCttacaataattatttcattACCAGGTATGATGCCATATCCAGAACCTTATCAGAGTCAATTTCAGCAACGTCGACTTGGTGCACTTGGCATTGAATGGCGTCCTTCATTGATAAAATATGCTGTTGGTCCAGATTTTAGTGTTGGTCAGGACTACCCAGTGGTACCTTTGGTAGACTTGGAAGGAATGGTTGAGCCACAACCAGAGTTCTTGGATGCCATGTTCTGGGAGCCAGAATATGACATTATTGTAAGTGATGATAATGACTCTGAATACAATGTGAATGAGGATAGTTCTAGTGCAGCCGGGCAAGGGAGTGTTATCTCTTCTAGTGATCTAGAATACAGTGAAGATGACTCTAGTAATAGGGACGGCCTTCGAAGATCAAGAAGGAAAAAACATAATGTTGGAGTAAGTATCGCCTTTTTTGTTGGATAATCGTTAATTACAAATTGTTATCTAACCATAATGTTTCTCAGGTTGAGGTAATGACTTCCTCTGGAAGGTGTGTAAGGAAAAGGAATTTGGATGAGTGTAATGGTAATACTTCTGGAAGTAACAGACTCCGCAAGAAATCCAAGGGCAGCTCAAAACCCTCAAAAAGGAAATCTTCCAAAGCTAAGACATTGAGACCCCAACGAATTGCTGCACATAATGCTCGTAGTATGTTCTCTCAAATTGATGAAGCATCTACTGATGGGGAAGATAATGATTCTGATGAAGAAGCATCAGACAGTTTCCAAGATCCTGATGATCTTAGTGAACCTGAGATGGAAATGAATAATAAGCATGTTGAACTTAAAATTCCCCTTTTAGAAAAGTTTGCAACTGTGTCCAAGCCTCCTGCATTCTGTGAGTCCCAGGCAAATGTTGAAACTAGACCGAGACTGGTTGTTAAGTTTTCACTTCGTGATTCTAAGAAGAATGTGCCCACAGAGGACACAAGACTAGCTTGTGAGACTCAGGATAATATGGTATGCCAGTCTTTTAGACCTCAACCTGAAGAAAGTGATCAAAAAACTTTTCCAGACACAAAATCGTTGGACCCTGCATTATCTTCTATGGCTGCACCTAATGCTAAACTTCCCCAAAGCCTCGACAGAAATGAAAATGATGATAAAGAACAAACTGAAAATATTACAAATGATCTGGATGCATCCAGATATGTTGAGGCAAACACAGATCAGTGCAGAAAAATGAAGACACATACACACGAACTTTCAAGATCAGGGGATGCTTTGCTGACTGATGCTGAAATTGATGACCATCTTGAACAAAATGCCAATGGGTATGTAAAGCCTGAGATGAATCTCACAAAAAGGTTAATGATACTgcttccttttatttatttggtaaTCTCTTCAGAATCCAATGCTTTTTCCTACTATGTTTTGCAGGAGATCAGAACAAGTGATTGGCAAGTTAGAGACTGTCGGGAGTATGGTTAATACAGAGCTGACTGATTTTGAAGATGCACCTAAATTTTCATCACTTGAACCTTCATTGTTTTGCAATCCTCAGCCAAATGCTGAAGGCTCCTTGACATCTGGTTATGATAAGTTCCATGGTGGTGATAAAGGCCAATCTGGATCTGAGAAATGTGCAGAGGACTCACTAGAAAACAATGAAGTTGTTCAATCAAGCCACTGCCGTAACCTCAAAATGAAAGCGCCTGTGAAATCAACCAAGTTAgttattaaaaagaaacaaatttcaCCAGACACTGAAGGTTCTTGCAAACTGAAGATTGTTAGTTCTAAGGCAGATTCAACTGGTGCTAGAGGTATTGTAATATCTGGAAGTTCCTCCTTTATGGGGCCTAATCTAGTCA encodes the following:
- the LOC114372486 gene encoding bromodomain and WD repeat-containing protein 3-like, yielding MDSRKGKASVHASSLSVAPLSVSNKVDQMVSPPRHLRAVETDVDIDLREIYFLIMHFLSVGPCRRTFLNFKEELLEHQLLPRRYHAWFSRSGEPRVDDADEDDGISLPLDYSNLVGRYPHITKDHLVKLLKQLMLSTVHPLHGKLEGSSPNAADVPTLLGYGSFSLLDIDRKTADKLVKPPLLYMRWPHMKANQVQGLSLRETGGGFAKHHRAPSIRSACYAIAKPSTMVQKMQNIKKLRGHRVAVYCAIFDGSGRYVISGSDDRLVKIWYMETAFCLASCRGHEGDITDLAVSSNNALVASASNDFVIRVWRLPDGMPISVLRGHTGAVNTITFSPSVIYQLLSSSDDGTCRIWDARNSHNPRIYVPRPLDAINGKSNAPPASLPSSSSNGQQSYQVLCCAYNANGTVFVTGSSDTYARVWSALKPNTDDSEQPIHEMDLLSGHENDVNYVQFSGCSVASKILTSDPWKEENTLKFRNFWYCHDNIVTCSRDGSAIIWVPRSRKSHGKVGRWTRAYHLKVPPPPLPPQPPRGGPRQRFLPTPRGVNMIIWSLDNRFVLAAIMDCRICVWNAVDGSLVHSLTGHTESSYVLDVHPFNPRIAMSAGYDGRTIVWDIWEGIPIRTYEIGHFKLVDGKFSPDGTSIVLSDDVGQIYFLNTGQGESQKDAKYDQFFLGDYRPLIQDTQGNVLDQETQLPPHRRNIQEPLCDSSMMPYPEPYQSQFQQRRLGALGIEWRPSLIKYAVGPDFSVGQDYPVVPLVDLEGMVEPQPEFLDAMFWEPEYDIIVSDDNDSEYNVNEDSSSAAGQGSVISSSDLEYSEDDSSNRDGLRRSRRKKHNVGVEVMTSSGRCVRKRNLDECNGNTSGSNRLRKKSKGSSKPSKRKSSKAKTLRPQRIAAHNARSMFSQIDEASTDGEDNDSDEEASDSFQDPDDLSEPEMEMNNKHVELKIPLLEKFATVSKPPAFCESQANVETRPRLVVKFSLRDSKKNVPTEDTRLACETQDNMVCQSFRPQPEESDQKTFPDTKSLDPALSSMAAPNAKLPQSLDRNENDDKEQTENITNDLDASRYVEANTDQCRKMKTHTHELSRSGDALLTDAEIDDHLEQNANGYVKPEMNLTKRRSEQVIGKLETVGSMVNTELTDFEDAPKFSSLEPSLFCNPQPNAEGSLTSGYDKFHGGDKGQSGSEKCAEDSLENNEVVQSSHCRNLKMKAPVKSTKLVIKKKQISPDTEGSCKLKIVSSKADSTGARGIVISGSSSFMGPNLVTEVPEGEDDRKFSSPQLLHSYSDKRSYDHVHKRDKSYKGKVNQDGFESFDCDTEEHTSVFSNPHGLGIGLFDVTSDPMRQTRSIRMKTTSEEPSTSNRRIKIRQGQSSRGKPEEGVNDSGTSTRRVSNHHVKKLSWLMLSELEEGYRYIPQLGDEVVYFRQGHQEYIESYSLSESGPWRLFVGLGASEICKVEELEYAELPGSGDSCCKLKLRFVDPSSCVHGKSFKLTLPELINFTDFVIEKTWYDTAMKRNWSSRDKCMVWWRNEDGKGGSWWDGRIIQVQAKSDDFPNSPWERYRVQYKTDPSENHLHSPWELYDPEMLWEHPHIDHEIRDKLLSYFIKLDHRQRFDIQALNQVAERLEFANRFPAPFYPELIQSRLKNDYYRSVEGVKHDIMVMLSNAEEYFKITKNAQLVSKIRRISEWFRRKLERI